A window from Leptospira wolffii serovar Khorat str. Khorat-H2 encodes these proteins:
- a CDS encoding TetR family transcriptional regulator: MTGYSPFEYSFQEVDKKRARNPEEKEVRKRSIVTALRTLLEKSKHPLPTAQDVAEEAGVTKGVIYFYFKTREEIFLSLHLRETEIFFQEIAEALQEKNYSLDTLKKKILKQFTQNDVFMFLGSIIPGILESNVDTDFLYEFKLKSSEGMDALARAWVQREPRLTIAVTRQFILRFYFLGLMLWQHHNPPKEIKEAFASKNLWMLEGDLEHSLSESFDWLWKGMLPG, from the coding sequence TTGACTGGATACTCTCCGTTTGAGTATAGTTTCCAGGAAGTGGACAAGAAAAGAGCCCGCAATCCCGAGGAAAAAGAGGTCAGAAAGCGATCCATCGTGACCGCTTTGCGGACTCTCTTGGAAAAATCCAAACACCCGCTCCCCACCGCCCAAGACGTGGCAGAAGAAGCGGGGGTCACGAAAGGCGTGATTTATTTCTACTTCAAGACTAGGGAAGAAATCTTCCTTAGTCTCCACCTCAGGGAGACGGAAATTTTTTTCCAAGAAATTGCCGAAGCACTCCAAGAAAAGAATTATAGCTTAGACACGCTAAAGAAGAAGATTCTGAAGCAATTCACCCAAAACGACGTATTCATGTTTCTAGGATCCATCATTCCAGGGATTCTAGAAAGTAATGTGGATACGGATTTTCTCTACGAGTTCAAACTAAAAAGCTCCGAAGGAATGGACGCTTTAGCCCGAGCCTGGGTACAAAGAGAGCCGAGGCTGACGATCGCCGTCACAAGACAATTCATATTACGTTTTTATTTCTTAGGACTCATGCTTTGGCAACATCATAATCCTCCCAAAGAAATCAAGGAGGCCTTTGCCTCCAAAAACCTTTGGATGCTGGAGGGAGATTTGGAACATTCCTTAAGCGAATCTTTCGACTGGCTCTGGAAAGGAATGCTCCCCGGTTAA
- a CDS encoding SDR family NAD(P)-dependent oxidoreductase has protein sequence MKNVLVTGASGHLGFSLVKLLQERGYNVTAGVRNANDSKKTAELHKLGVKLVSADLNDRESLRKALAGQDGLFQVAAVFDLNAKNPQKDVIKPNIEGTKNILEEAHAAGIKKIVYTSSIAAVGTVGEDEAPLNESSWNDTAKEPYAISKTLSEKLAWELAEKLGLNLVTVLPGTILGPQFSQPTSSLKLIRDVLQGQVPFAPKMTFSYVDVRDVALAHLNVYENSSAKGRYIATAESLSVSEVCQAIKEIRPKTFTTGKELPSFIVRVMPALDYLKHKITGAERTVNAKIVQDYLQRKQAYNSDRLAKEFKWKPMPVRNSLRETVDWILSV, from the coding sequence ATGAAAAACGTATTGGTAACGGGAGCAAGCGGCCATCTGGGCTTCTCCTTAGTAAAACTTCTCCAAGAAAGAGGGTATAACGTAACGGCCGGAGTAAGGAATGCGAACGATTCCAAGAAAACCGCCGAGCTTCATAAACTAGGAGTAAAACTGGTAAGTGCGGACTTAAACGATCGTGAATCCTTGCGCAAGGCATTGGCCGGCCAGGACGGTCTTTTCCAAGTAGCGGCGGTATTCGATCTGAATGCGAAGAATCCGCAAAAGGATGTAATCAAGCCGAATATCGAAGGAACCAAAAACATATTAGAAGAAGCTCATGCAGCCGGAATTAAAAAGATCGTCTATACCTCCAGTATAGCCGCCGTTGGAACCGTAGGAGAAGACGAGGCCCCTTTAAACGAGTCCAGCTGGAACGACACAGCAAAGGAGCCTTATGCGATCTCCAAGACTCTTTCCGAAAAACTGGCCTGGGAACTCGCCGAAAAATTAGGACTGAACCTAGTCACCGTTTTACCGGGAACGATCTTAGGACCTCAATTCTCGCAGCCCACCTCCTCCCTGAAATTGATCCGAGACGTTTTGCAAGGACAGGTGCCTTTCGCTCCCAAGATGACTTTCTCCTATGTGGACGTAAGAGACGTAGCCCTGGCCCATCTAAACGTATACGAGAATTCTTCCGCCAAAGGGCGATACATTGCCACTGCGGAAAGTCTTTCCGTTTCCGAAGTCTGCCAGGCGATCAAGGAAATCCGACCTAAGACATTTACAACCGGGAAAGAATTACCTTCTTTTATCGTTCGAGTCATGCCTGCCCTGGATTATCTAAAGCATAAGATCACAGGCGCGGAGAGAACCGTGAACGCAAAGATCGTCCAAGACTATCTGCAGAGAAAGCAGGCATATAATTCGGACCGACTCGCTAAGGAATTCAAATGGAAACCCATGCCTGTACGAAATTCGCTGCGAGAGACGGTTGACTGGATACTCTCCGTTTGA